From the genome of Aspergillus oryzae RIB40 DNA, chromosome 4:
TGTAGGTGTTAAAGGAAAGACGAAATATGTTGATTCCTAGCTGTCCGTAGCCTGACACAATGAACAGCTatagccaagaaaacaagcaaaatTGGCAGAGTTCTAGGCCATAAATCAATGACCAGCACTGCAAAACGAACGACGTTGAAGtcaaaaaccaaaacaaagacGGGTCCCCAGTGGGCATTTGTGCCAGTGCATCAGGGCGAGCAGCACTGGACGTGGACTTGTTCATGCCGACTGTGGAACCAATTGACGCCGTTGCATATATCTATCAGTTGAAGAGGGTAAGCTCCAAAGGGAGCACAAATATCAAAATCGGCCAAACGTAAAGGAAGGACAGGCACCAAGCTCGACTCGAGTACGTCATAGCTCTGTGTATATCGCTTGAAGCAGGAATGCTTTCGCTATAATCAAACGCCGGGAGACACCGAAGTGTCTCCCCCAAATCGCCAAAATCTTGTATATGATATCGTCAACTCGTCAGCAAGGCACGCAGTGCCTTTTTGTCAAGGTAACGAGACACCAGTGTCACGTTTAATTACCCCCTCCTGCACCTCGGGGAGTGGTCTCTCTAGATGGATGGTTTTTTCTCGCCATCTCTGATAGCTTTGCGTCCACCTCTCTCACCAAAGTCATGGTGGGAGACACCTGCAGAGGTGGGTGCAGGGCCTCGACGAAGCATGTCTCCCGCCGAGTCGCCGCTCTCGCCGCTACCTgcgctgcttctgctgctgcgaCTGACGGGGGAACCGTTGTCGGCATCCAAATCGGCAAAGGACGCCATCCGGTTGTGTGTGTATTCCAGCATAACGCGGCTATAATCCTCAACAGACGTATGAGGGTTGACCGTGCGATTCATTTGAAGATGACTGTCGCCAGGAGGGCTTGTCCCTCCTCCATCGGGGGGAACTATAGGCTGCACGGCTTCGGGCTGCTGCATGGAAGTTGTCATGGTTGCTAGCTCAGAAGGAACAGTTAGTTTACAGCATCATCACAATGTAGGATAGCAGCGAGCATCCACGGCGGGAAAAATCGTCGTTTCGGAGGCGGCACCAACGACATCGCAGATCCAGGTCGGAAGTGGCGTTCGTTACGGCTGACTTTCCTGCGAGATAAAGAGCTCAAACGGCAGTCTTCCACTTACCTTCACCACGAGGATGATAGTAAAAGACAATAGCCAGGAAgttggatggagaagagtgCCTGTGTGAATAGTCTCGATGCAAAAGTGCCACAAACAAGGGTTGAAGATCCGATATAGAAGACCAACCTTTTGAAACCGTTCAACCGGCGCAAATTAATAGGGATGAGTATGGAGAGCAAGTGCGATATGAGATCACAAGcgaacaagcagaagatcaGAGTCGAAGCCACATTGGTCAGTCAGGCGTATGGCACCGATCCACAACGGCGACAAAGGCACTTCTCCATTTTACTTCCACTTGCGCCATGATGTCATTGGTCcgaggagcttcttcgacttgaccttctttctcctttagTAGTACTCGGAGAGTCTTGTAAAACCTCCCCCCCGCTTTCATGACCCTCCAGTGATTCATTTTatgatttttttcttttctttttccaccTGGCACATAACTTCCGAAATCGATCGGAATTAACCGTTCTCCACAGACTCATGGGTCGGTGCAGCTCCAGATGGTCAATCCCGTCCACCATCCTCAAAGCAAGATGAAGTCACCGAACAATATCACTGGGTCAGGAGAACCCAGTGGACTTTGTCGATCTAAGTCAATACTACTAAAAAGTCCCCTGCAGATCTGTGCTGACAGTGACGGGTAACCCAGTCGGTCTCCGTGAGAGTCTCTTGCGTGCTCCGGAATAGTAGCGTAAAGAGGCAGGTAGGTACCTATGTGCGCCGTATGAACAATGACAGCGCAAAACGACAGAAACAGCTATCCCGACAACAGAGCATCATGACAGTGGCAGGATGGCTATGCACTTTGGATATGCCATTGACGGGGTCTAGAATTAGCTACTATGGCATGTGTGATATCAGCCGTCTGCCAATTTCGAGGCGTCGCCCCTGCTCATCATAGTAATTATCGGCATAAGGGACGGAAGGACGACACTATTTGCTCAGAACTGAAAGGTGGGGAAGTAAAAAATGGAAACAGCCACCACTACTATGTAAAGTCCCGGCACCGGTTCCCAGGACTGTGGGTATACGGAACTGGCAGTGGTGGTCACCGAGATGGTATGTGAAACGATTTAATTTTTCTCGAAAGGCCCGAGCTTATGATGCATGTCTCTGGATGCTGGAAGGCAAAGGCCAGTAGGAGGGAGCCAGTGGGTTCTAGCCATGAAAAAGACTCCACCAGAGAAGAATGTTTTCGTGTGATAACCTCAGGAGCAAGTAGTTATGGCGGACAAAGTGTGCCTGAGGTTGGGCCCGTGACGTCAGGGGCGTCGATGGTTCTtgaaaaatcaaaaataatACCTGGTTGGTCTCGAATACTATACTGCGGGCTACAACATCCAATCGCCCAGTCTCTTCTGTATGCACGATGGGTATGCAGCTGGACAAAGGTCTCCCCTTATTGGGATAAGCAATGAAAGCTCCATCATGATCCACAACCCTCTTCACTCAAAAGTCAAACCTTCCCAGACCCATCGCCAAGTCATATGGAAACCTATTCCGATGATCTGGGATACTCCACCGCGTCCCTTCGAGGTTGCATACGGGGTGAATCTGTCAGAAAAGCGCCTAGGTAATTCGGCTGACACATCCTCGAGAAGGCTCAATGCATGGTGCAGGGCTTGTGAACTCTAAGCAGACTTCAGTCTCTCTCATAACATCGTCTATCATCCCGAATGCATCAGACACTAGTCCTCCCCTGCACGCCAACCAATAGTGACGGACTAAACTTCCCGATCAGCGTACATGTTGCCACCCGGTGGATCAATCTATGAACAAAAATGCGAGGCTTCAAGAGACATACGCTTTCTGAACATCCAACAACTGTCATTATGCGGCCTGCATTCTAACGTCATACAAGGGCTGGGGATgattcttcctttttattcaCGACGCTGTTCACGCACCCGTATAGTTGGGCTTAGTCCCTAGGTAACCTAAGGGGTATTACTAAACAACTGGTGGATGATGTACGCAGACTAGGGCTCCATTCGCTTATGTGGCCCTCCCCTGCCTCCCTCGGCGCGTTACTATTTTCTGAGGTTGGCTCTCATgtgccaaggaggaagagattggCCTCCATGCTCACTGGAGGATAATCATGGCAATTATTATTGATTGCAGAGTGAAAATAGACATCATATATTTACTGTGACGTCGGTACGATATTTTGCTGGAGTATTTACTACCCTTCTTGTCATACCTACTACGTCCTTGTTTTCCTCTGCCCTGCAGCAAATAGAAATATAATCAATTCAAAGCTGCCTTTACGTAACTACCGTGAGGCCCTTTGATGTCTAGATATGCAAGTTATATCTCAGAGGATGACGTACAAATCCACCAACTCCATGAAGACACATGAAAAGCTAACCATCGGATCAAACCTTGACGCGGAATGGCATTGACCACTTTCTGTAGTAGCGTGCTCCAAGAAGTCAAAGGTTGGTCTATCAGGAGCAGCCACGCCTCTTACACTGTGTTATGAGGAGTAACCGGCTACCAGGCTGGGCTATCTCCACCGCGACTACAAGCGTCTAGTAAGCCAAATCGGTTCATCAATCGACGCAAATTAATTACTATCAGGCCTTGCTACATCAATGCTTAGATCCACCGTTTTAAGAGAAATTGAAACAAGTTATACAGATATGCAAAGATTCTAGACCCTAAAATCAGATGTAGATACAATAGGCGACACCTCAATCAAAGAACATAGACACATTTCATGCTCATCACACGTAACCTGTTTGCCCGTTAGCATTGAATAACCAACCTGAATAAAGGAAACATGGGTGTGGGGCCGGGGGTAAAAGCGACTGAGCAGCACCCTAATACGTACCCTTCCTAGcaccctggaagaagaaccggACAACAAAGACCTGCAATCCAGCCATCGATACCATCATCAAGCCCTCAATGACGCTAAAGTTAAAGATCCGACGTTCTGTGCTACGAACAGTGCTGAAGTTACGGTTCTCTCGGGTCCGGAAGTATTTCTGGTTTCGAGAAATGGTCGAAAGCTGGGCGGAAAGCTTGTAAACGGACTCCTCGATCGCGGAGGCCTGCTCGGGACTGGCACCCTGTCGGGAAGGGAGTTGCGCACGTTCTTCGTTTTCGACCTGGTTGAAGAACCAGTCAATATTGTTCCAATGACgtagaaaaaaaagacaatgATGCAATCTAGAACACCAGCATACCGCAATCTCAAAATCCACCAATTTCTCGGCGAAAGTCGACATTTCATTATTGAAGCAGAATCTATATTCCCCGATGCTCTGTGCCGTGAAAACGAAGTCGCCCTGTCGTTCTTTGGTTCCATCTAAGACCACTTTCTCACCAGGGCCGACCACCTGATAATCCACATCGAAAGAGCCGCCAGATTGGACCTAGAGAGACATAGAGCATTAACATCCATGCTGCCTACCTCATACTTTAGACCAGCATGGTGAAGAGGCACTCACAGCGAAGTAGAAGGCGACCTTCGCGTTCCTCTGGTCAACATAGTTGTAGAAACAAGCTTTCTCGTTGGCTTCGAGTTTATAAGTGAGAGCGGTTGCCGTCACCGTCGAAACGAAAGTGGCCAGAAGGCCTATCACCAGAGCTGCGAAACGCATTGTGTAAAGTAGTGGAGAGCCAGGAGCTCAAGCTGGGATTCTCTCCAGGGATGTCTTGATTTAGCACAAGGCGCGAGTCGAAGTTCTGGCCAGCTGTGTGTTCCGCCGTGTTTGCCATGTTTGCATGATACATgccaaaccaaacaaactACGTAGCACTGGCAAATTACAGTTATGACCCAAGCCCTAAGCGGTTAGCTTCTATCTTAGCAGTCTAGAGATATACAGAGTATGAATGTCACTTTACAGTATCAAAGCTAGGCG
Proteins encoded in this window:
- a CDS encoding uncharacterized protein (predicted protein), translated to MSLWRTQPEAVQPIVPPDGGGTSPPGDSHLQMNRTVNPHTSVEDYSRVMLEYTHNRMASFADLDADNGSPVSRSSRSSAGSGESGDSAGDMLRRGPAPTSAGVSHHDFGERGGRKAIRDGEKKPSI
- a CDS encoding emp24/gp25L/p24 family protein (emp24/gp25L/p24 family of membrane trafficking proteins), which codes for MRFAALVIGLLATFVSTVTATALTYKLEANEKACFYNYVDQRNAKVAFYFAVQSGGSFDVDYQVVGPGEKVVLDGTKERQGDFVFTAQSIGEYRFCFNNEMSTFAEKLVDFEIAVENEERAQLPSRQGASPEQASAIEESVYKLSAQLSTISRNQKYFRTRENRNFSTVRSTERRIFNFSVIEGLMMVSMAGLQVFVVRFFFQGARKGWLFNANGQTGYV